agcgGAAAGTGGCAAAGTGGCAGCAACAGAAGCCGCAGCATATCGCGCCAAGTCTGACTTGGCAGGACTGCCAAAGAAGAGTGTTCCAAGGGTTTCCCAAGACCTTTCCCAAACACCCACCACCTCATTTTACCAGTTGCAACCTGCAGTTTCGGACTCACGCGCATAGTAAATTCAACTTATTGACAGGCTTGCAAAGAAACGTGTTCCGATAAGCGACCAGGTGAGTGAGTTGCACCTGTGGTCCTTCTTTCCTCCTCCAACTAGTCTGGAAAAGATTTCTCAGCTGAGAACCGAACTGGCGGTATCGGCACTACTTCGCCCATGAATCTTGTCGACGACAGGGGAACCCATGCTAATTACAAATTTATGACACTTTCTGCGTGGGAAAATGTGCTCGTTTTCCCTATCAACCAGACTGGGCGAAGGCCTGTTTCTGGCAGTAAGAACATTGCTTGGAGCTTGGAGTATCACATGGACGGATTTTATTGCAGATTCTCAATAGGTTAATTACAGCTCAGTGCGAATGGAGACGGGTTTACCTAATAATTTGACCACAGCATACCAGAATCTAACAGCACAATGATTTCTCTCAAAGTAAATGACGCAATAAAATGACACAGCTGCTAGAAGCACTCTATTCAAAGCTGCGACCCATCCTGGACAGCACCGGAGGCATCCACTCCTCGAACTCGGGAATATCGAACAGCGGGTGCTGGTTGAGGATGTCGAAACGCACCACCTTGTACGTGGAGACGAGCCACTGGCCCATGCAGCGACTGTTGTCCTGCACATTGCCCATTCTCGAGGGTTCCACGGAATAGTCGCGTCGGAAGCGCATGAACACCTCGGCGAAGATCAGGGGATGGGGCACCCTTAACTGAGCGGGATCTATGAACTCCTTTAGCAGCTCCGTCATCTCACTAAGTTCCGCCGGCGAGCGAAAGTCATTGGATCTCCGCAGGGCCACGAAGACCACGTCCAGGAAGGCGAAACGATGGTCGTAgtgccgcagcagctgcaccTTGAGCGGAATGGCCCGCCGGAAGTGCTCCTTCTCGAAGCGCATCATTTTGAGCCTCCAGTCGGGCGGATCATCCAACAGATCGTGCTTGATCTGCTTGAAACCCATAGGCGTACTGCATCGCTCCACATTCCGATTGCGGCGGCGCCTTACGAAGTCCGTAAAAACGGCGGCTGCCTGGCTCGAATTCTCAATGAACTTCTGCTCGGAGAAGTCCCAGTCCCAAAGGAGCTTCAGCCGGAGGAGAGCCAACTTGGTGGTCAATCGGCTGAGTGGGCTGTAAAAGTATATCATCGTGGGCAGGGACATTTGGTGCGGCTCGTCCTTGGCCACAAAAAAGTCGAGTTCGATGTCCAGTTTCTTACCGGGACTTATTTGCACCATTGGCACATCCTTTCCCGAAGCACTCTGGTGATGTCCCGTTGAGGTCGCAGTTCGCCTGGAAGCCCGAATCAAATGCCGCAGCACATGACCATAGCGGGTGCACTTGTCCATCAGCAACCGGTGTATCCACATCATTCCAtagtttaatttgttttgaattttgtCTATTTAAAAAGCCGGAATATTCAAATTGAACGGAATACATGTGAGCGTCAGCACTTGGCATTGAATGCTCGGGGTGAGTGATAGCTAGTTGCCACTTCAGTTCATCCTGCACTCTGTTAGTATGCACTGAAAGAAAGGCTTCCCAATTTGTCAGTCAATCGATTAGAATATATTCCATAGCAAAGCTCTATCGTCCCTCTATCGTTTAAATGTACTCAAGCTGCTCCATCCTATAGAATTTAAAGTGTAACCTCTCATATTGGCAAAACAACAATAAGGTCCTAATTAGGCCAACATGGAAGGGAATTCAATCCGCCTGAGACAGAGGCCAAGACGCTACACATCCTTCCCGACTCCCGCAGTTGAAGTGGCTCCATTGATTTGGCAGCATGCAATTATCGAATGCATTAGGAAACGCATAGTGCCTCCGCATAGGGAGCTCCTCTCACCTGGAGCCACCTTCGACCATCTGAGCCACCCGCACTTGTTTGCCCAGACGTTCGTTTATCCCGGGCGAAGCAAACAGACAATGGCGAAGAGGAAGGCATTCAGGACTCGCCAATTTGCCATGTTGAATGAGGGTTCGCCCAACGACTTCTACATCGGGTTAATTGCTTGCCAATTGATTTCGATTCGGGGAAGCCGTctgcaaaatatgcaaatatttttgggaTAATTAAATGAAAGTCTATTGCACAAGCCACCCAGAAACAAGCTACTTGGTACTTTGCAAAGTGTACAGTTGCCGCAAAACATTTGACTTGCATGTTCACGTCCAAATTATTAATACCGAAAGAGTGCATGAATGAAAAGCCTTACTGGCTTAGCTCTTATAAGCTATGTTTTATTCATGTTTTTATAAGGCTTTATATCGGGCATAAGAACAACAAATAACCTTCAAGCCTTTAAAGGGTACAGTTGCCTCAATGCGTATGCAAATCCCCGATAAAACCGTTTCAGTTTGATGCCTACGAACGCTTTAACTAattcagaaaacaaaaatacgtGCATTCATTTTTGATGCCGCAGATTTATCAAACGAAATATTAAATGACCGAAACGGAATGAACCTACGACAATGGAGTTTGAGTATGAATAAATGCTGAAAATGGCAGGGGACACGACGAATGGAGATGATATTCCAGGCATTTGGGCACACCAAATCCCCGTGTAATCCCCGGGAAAATAGGGGGAAAACAGAACGAGAAGTATCGCAATAAAATATGTTAAGTAAATACGAAGGGGGGAAAAACTAAACAATAAGCCAAAAAGTACGCTTGATTAAGTTTAACTTCCGGTCTGTTATAAATTGAGCATTTATGTGGGATTTGTTTGGGAATACAGTTTCTACTTTGTTGGCCAGatccccgaaaaaaaaatctatgGCATCCATCCATCGGCGTGCCAAACGAGACAAATGTTTaggccaacacacacacacacgctgacacacacacacatgtccGCATGTCTATTTCCGGCGGAAGTGGTGAATAAAACatgaaacgaaataaaatgaCGGCCCGAGGCGGAGGAAGAATGGAGAACTTTTAGTGGCCAAAAGTGAACATCCTGCTACTGAGCCTCCTGCTGTTGGCAGtgttatattttgttttgtttacttgGGCGCAAATGGGTGAATTATTCCTGAACCAGCCAATCGAAGGGTcaactaaaaattaaatgccaaaCATTTTATCGAGCACTGTAAGCAGTCTGAGCACTGTGGCTGCATCTCTGGCACTTAATATCCGTagataaaatattcaatttccCCCTGATGACAAACCTGGGCTATAGCCAAGTGAATGGGAGACAGCAGGGATTCAGCTGCTTGAAATATGGAAGTATAATGAAATGTTTGCCGGGCCTATTGACTTTGCCAATGAATATCCCAAGCAGGCAATTGAGTCGGCAAACTGAATATTATAATCATTCGGTCGTTAAGGTTCCAATTATAGTTATTGCCCTGCTATTGCATTCAAGCAATCCGTATTTGACCATAAACTATGATTCAGGGCCAAAATCCATTTCGAAATTGCTTCATTAACGAGCTGTGGCTTTGCTCACCGCAAATTATTTTACCAGGATTTCCGTTTTGACCATACATTAAGGAGTCAAAGAACTAACTTCTAAGCCAACTTaaaaatttttacattttacaaagATACTCAGCTAAAATTCTTAAAACATCCATATATTTCGAAAGTAGTGATTTATGTATCTGGATTTTTGGAATAGTTTATTGTTGGTAATGTGATTTGAAACTGTTTTAGTTAATTGGTCACTTGTAGTATTTTTggaacatttttaaatacaataatatCCGACACACTTGCCGCCGAAACCGTAGATGGGATCGCATTGGCATGTGCTGGGGGCACAGGGAGGACATTGGTTGCAGGAGATGGACGGCGGACAAGGACATCTGCAGCTGTCGCATTTAGGTCTGCATCGCGGAGGATTGGCGTATCTGCAGACCAAGTCGTTTGGTGGATAGCCTAGCTTGACTTCCACTTTGGGTGGCGGTCGCTTCGGTTTTTTTTCTTCCGGTTTCTTCTCAGGCTTCTTTATTAGCACCTGGGACACGCTGCTCTCGAAGATCGCTGTTTTCTTGGGCTCCCGGTCATGATGACCCCTCACGGATGCCTCCTTTCTATTGGTGACCTTTACCTGCACGGTACTCACGATGTCAGATTCGGAATGCCCTTCATTCATCTCCTTCTCTACTGATTCCTTCTGGTCATATACATCGAGATCTGTCGAACTGATATTACTACATAATAGTTAAGGGGTTTACTACGAATATAATATGTTTAAGCTAAGGAGCTTTAAACACCTACCTTGTATCTTCATTCTTGACAAGTGATGGATCTTCCTCCGAAATTGAGGAAATGTCTGTTGGTAGTGATGGCTGGGATGAATCCTTGTTTGGCACTTGGGAAGGAGGGGTTATACTAGTAGGCAGTCGGGAAGGAGGTGGTGTACCACTGGGCAGTTGGGATGGCGGTGGTATATCGCTGGGCAGTTGGGAAGGAGGTGGTATATCGCTGGGCAGTTGGGAAGGAGGTGGTATATCGCTGGGCAGTTGGGAAGGAGGTGGTATACCACTGGGCGGGCTGGAGTTCGATTCTTCGGCTTCGGGTGAGTCCACCGGAATTTTGACCTTGATGATGGTCTTCTCTACCTTGGCTTTAGGGTCATCAAAATCGCGCTCCGTCTTCTCATATTCCTGGTAGACGATCTCCTCCTTTGCATCTTTAGATTCAGTTATTGGCACCTCCGCCCTCATCGACACCAGTAAGGGCTCCAGCTCGGAATGCCTCATGGCTCGATAAGGAATTGCATCCTTGTCTTGGACGTACTTTGGTTCGTAATCATTCTCCCCAAGGCGCTGAGTTTCCGTCACGGGAAACTGGGTGACCGACTGAACCTTTTCGATGATCGTCTCCGTCTTTCCGGTGCGATGCTTCACCTTCATCTCCTTTGTGGTGATGTCGGTGATCGCTATATACTCGGGCTCGCATTCGTCCATCTCGTCCGTTTGAACGCCGACTTCGTGGGTTATGCAACAACATGGTCTGGTCCAGTTTGGACAAGGCGGCTGAAAGCAGTTCTGTCGATTTTGTTGGCCACAACGAGAAACACAAGGAGATTGTTGCGAACACTGCTGAGAATATTCTTGGGAAAATTGCTGAGAATGGTCGGGCAGAGCTCGCATTGGAGGTTGATGTCCACAGAAACAGTTTTGAGGATGCTGGAAACTCCAACTCTGAACAGATTCCTGAGAAAGTATTTGAGGATTTCTTTGGGAAAAATTCTGAAAAACTTCCCGAGGATCTGGTCTGTTCTGCCAGCGAGGACGTAGATCCGAACCACACATCAGATATTTCTCCGGGAAACATTTCTCTTGGCAGGGCATCGGCTGATTGGGCAAACGAAGTTCATACCGACACCGTGGACATTGGCAGGATTCATTCATCGCTCTGTAGTCCATCGTCCTGAATCACAGGATTTGAATAGCAATTCCGGACAAGAAATCATCGAACAACGTTCAAATAGGATTCTAGGCACCCAGCACACACAATTTTTTCAGTAAAACATCGAaatggttgttgttgttctttgtTTACAAGGCATACTTCGCTAGTTTTCAGAAAAAcactttaaataaacataaaccaGATAAAAGATATAGCTACATCCACATTTTAATGCAGAATGGGGATTTAATAGGATTAAAACAATTACAGGTTATATAGAATCGCTTTGattttattccatttaaaatcgaaaaataaattcaacaaATTATTCAATCATATCTACCTTTGACATCAATATTAGTTATAAAGCTCCACACGAAATCCAGTTTTTTGTGACCACATGTCTGACTAAgatcctgtttttttttttttattaacaattttctagaaaataaaattatagagTAAAAAATTCCGCCACATAGTGAATAGCCATGAGTTTCCAGAATAAGCTGGATGAGTACACCAGGAACTTGGACCTGGCCAAGTGGTATATGGGAATCTCGGCGAAACAGGAGGCCACGATGTCCACAATGTCCGAGAGCCTCCGGGATGACTTCGAGCAGGGAACAGGGGAAAAGATGTTCAAGGCACTGATATCCCTGGGCCTCCAGCCGGTGATATCCAAAAAGAAGATCAGCCGGATCGTGCAGTTGAGCAGGAACAACATACTGGCCTTCCTGTTCTTTGTGATGGAGGGCTACTACAAGACGAAACAAACGGATGGCGTTTACAGCATTAATGAGCAGCTGCTAATGAATGCCATTGCCAAGATCGACATGTTGCCCACCATTCGTGCTCTGGACATTGTGCTGCCCCAGCCTCCGGTCAAAAAACCGGATCCTCAAACTCAATCGTTAGCTTCCCTGACCACGGAGCGTCCACAAAAGAAACCCTCCAAGAAGTCGCCCTACTTTCTAAGGCAACCGAAGCCGGTTCAAAGGACCTCCCGTCTGACAGCGAAGATTCCCGAGTTTGTCGTGTCATTCAACTTTTGGCCCACCAATGGACCGCCCGAATATGGCACTGAGGAAGAGGAGCCTTGGTATGCGCTGTACCGACTGAATCCCGGCCAGCGACTGATCAAGAAAACCCTCTCCGAGACCCTGGAGCGTTACTTTAAATTGGCAGCAGTTGAGGGGAAGCAGGATGCGGAGGAAACCCAACAAAGTCGGGAGCCCGAAGCCAACATGTGCTTGGTGCACAAGGGTCAGGTGTTGCAGGCCCAGCTCCTGAGGGATGAACTGGCGGTCAAGGCGAGGGATCGCTGCCTGGAACTCCTCGATGTGAACGAGCCATACGCCAAGCTTCGAAAGGCCAGAATCGTGGCCCAGTTGGAGCACGACATCGACGTAATAATGGCCCGCCACCGAAACGCGATGCACTGCGACCAGACCAAGGTGCTGACCATCGAGAATTTTGACTGCGTGCTGTGCCAGCAGATGCTGGTATCGCAACCCTGGCCGGAAACCAAGGGTCAGATTGGTCGGGCTCTGGTGGGCGAGGATTGTACCGTGGCTCATACTACTGCATTCGATACTTACCGCGGAAAAAGGCTGGAGGGTGGTGCGGAAAAGCCGGTAAGTTGAGAATTATCAAATACATACATTCTATACCTAATAtccaattaaagaaaaaaaaggatggCACAGTAGCCCGTACCAGTGGAATCGATACTTGTCGCGGAAAAAGGCTGGAGGGAGGTGCAGAGAAGACGGTATGTTTGAAATtaccaaatatatttacattttccatacccacttttatttttctattgaACAAAATTAAGGATTCCACAGTACCCCAACCGCCTGCAGAAAAGGGCCGCGGAAAGAGGCTAAAGGGTGGTGGAGGAAAGCCGGTGAGTGGAAAATTACCAAATAGATTAACTTTCATTACAATCTTTCTGTATTGAAGAAAAAAGACAAGAAGGGGAAAAAGGAGAAAAAGGCTAAAGTAGTGGAACCGGAACCAGAAAATCCGAAGAAGCCGAAGGTATCGCCCTGGAAGCCACCGCCTCGCAAACTCGTTAGCGGCCCCTTCCGTATCCACAACATCGACTTCAACGAGTACACACAGGTGTGTACGCAAGTAGTTGGTCCTTCGGAGTGCGAGCTTCCTCCGGCTCCCAAAAAGTCGGCCGTATCTTTTATCCTGGCCAAGGGAAAGATCGAAGGGAATGCACACAAGTGCGATATGCGCATGCCCAATAACAGGCATGTGAAAACTAGGTTCTTCCGGGGACCCCGTTCGAACAAGCCGTACCAGTTCAAATACCATCGGGTCTTCCAATCCGGCCAACCGAAACCCTTTGATCTCAGTCATATTATGGCCAAGTCTTTTGTGAAGGCGCTGGATCAGTCGGATGGGGACGAAGCCGATCCGTGTTACTTTAGGGAGCTTTTGTCGGAGATGGTGATTGAGGACGAGGCGCCTCCGGATTCCAAGTCTGAAGGCCTTCCCGAAACCGAGCCGGAGAAGAAATCGAAGCAGGACAGCCAGCCCCCGTTGGAAATCTTTAGTGACCTGGATCAGACTAGAATCTCCGACAGTCGAGAGACCTTGGATCGTTCGAGCAACCACAGTGGTCGCAGCCATGTGAACTACAAGGCGGAGATCGTGGATGCAGTAGTGAGATGTGCCAAGGCGGTTTGGCAGAAGCGTACCCTAATAAAGCGGGCCGAGATGGAGCGCATGGGCAGAATGACGCCGCGCAAGGCACTGACCCATAAGGATACGGAATCATTCGATCCGAACGATGCCGCCCAGATGGACAAGTTGCTAAAGGATGGCATGCGAGTACTCAGGAAGGAGCCCCGCTATGTGCTGGCCTGTCTGCCAGACGCCCACAAGCTGCCAGTGCTGCGGGAGTGGGTCAAGAGGAGGTACGGCAAAACCTACAGCCAGAAGGAGCTCGAGGAGAGTATAGCCGAGTCGAGCAGGATATTCGAGCTGGTCACCATCCTCCAGAGCAGTCCCGCCAGTCCCGATCTTATGGGCATTGATCGCCTGCCCAGATCCAAGGAGAACTTTAACTTCTATAAGCAGATTAAGAATacggtatatatatatatatatatgtacatatattttactaTACTAAAACTATATTTTTCAGGCTGCCCTGGCTAAGCAAACATATCACGATCAGTTGAATGCCCGCTACCTAAGCATCGTGAGCTCCGCCTGGTACGCCATGGGCAACTATCTGGTGCCCGGAGGACCTCCTCGGAAGACCTTTTTCGCTTACATAGCTTCCAATCCGCTGGAGATCATGCGTAACAAGACGTGGAATGGGGATTTCCGGAACTACCGCTCCATGCGCGACAAGAGAAAGGAGCAGGAGAAGCTTTTGGGCAAAAAGGACTAGattacaataaattaaaactctTTTTCAATCTGAAACTCAATTATATTTGGGCTTGGTGCGGGCCACTCTTTTGCCGGTGAACCCCTTGCTGGCCAAATAATCACGGATGCCGCGTTTGGTGTGCACCTTCAGTTTGCAGATGTCgaactccagctccttgttGCAGTACTCGGCGCCCTCCATGCGTTGAATGAAATGGATGACGTGGAGCAGCACCTCGCCGTCCAGCTGCTGAATCTTGGCGTGCAGATCAAGGTCCTCCTCGGTTGTAAAGGGCTCCTGCTGCTCCGAAGTTTCCAAAGTTGCCGGCGGAGTCCAATCGGGGGTCGGAGTACATTCGGTGGTTGGAGTACATGAGGGGGGCGCACCCATTATGGAGGGGGACACCTCCGAGCCGTTCACCTCGTCCTCCGGCGATGATGAGTCCGATTCATCCGAGGAGCTCTCTTCCTCGGCACGCACTTTACTGCCGCTGGAGCAGATGTAGAGCTGCACCTGGGAGTACATCTCCTCAAAGATGATCTGCAGCTGTTTGGCCATGTGGTAGCACAGGTGATCGGGATTCGTGTACAGATAGGTGTTGTAGAAAATCAGCCTTATGTCTTTGGCGAAATCCGCGGCACTGAGATAGCAACCCGTATTCAAACGATGCCTCACGGTGGACAGATCCATGGGTTCCCGGACAATCTCATGGTAATCGTGGAGGCCCAGCAGTTGCGGATCCAGTGGCTCGTAGAAAACCCAAGCAATATTCTTATAGGTACTGGAAAACAACCTTTTAATAATCACCTTGCAGGCATTAATTTCCGGCGAGGACCGTTCAGTTTCTTGTTTTGCAGCCATTTCAGAAAAATATCTTCGATATCGACTATCGGAAAattctattataatttctatCGTTTTGACAACTTGAACGCAATACAACTGACAATATTCACACTCCGGGTTGCCCTGTACGATGATATTTTTAGCTTATGAAAACTTTTAGGATTGCCACCTCAATCCGAGCAGAAAAGTCAATCCACAAATGCGGTTTGGggcaacaaacaaattcaGTTAATTATGCAAGTGGCTCCGGCCAGGAAAGTATTTCCATACATTTTGTGTGGGAGTGCGGTCCTTTGTGGGAATGCTCTGCCTCAATCCTGAAGCTATGATGGTTAATCTAATTCCGAGACCCGTACAAACAGTCCTTTTTTCGGTAAACGTATTTAAAATCCCCATCGAGCTGTGGGggcgaaaatatttatggtCAACCGCTGACGTTTGCTATTTTAGAGTGCCGAAATATTTCGTTAGCATAAAAGTTTTGTTAGGACACACAATATACATCatttttgggcaaatatttgcaggGCTTTCATTTGGGCAGTCAACAAGTTGGGTTTACAAAAGTTAAATCGAAATCCTGTTTAAAGTCACTCTGTTAAGTTGGCTTCCACAGGCATGAGGGGAAATCCTGTTCCTGTGGCTCTCTCCCTCTGTTAGCTTGCGATCCACAACTGAGAGCAACCGATTTACGGAGACCTTCATTTTCTCGCTGTTAACTTACCTGccacaaaatgttgcaaattGGGTGGCAATCGGACCAGGTCTTGGCCACATCTTGGGGCGCCTCTTCAGTCTGCTGTTGGGCCTTTGGGGGAATGGTCCTGCGAATGGGTCAATTGGGATTGCACTCCACTGACCCACTTGCGAATGGGGATTCACCTCTGGGCATCATCTGGTTCGGATGTTGACCTTCAACCCCAAGTTTGGAGACTTTACACATAGAGTTTGCGAAACCGAAAGAAAAAGAGATTAATCTTCaaagtatatttaaaatatatataatcaaaaataccaaataacaATATAGATAAAGTTATACCCTATATCTGTCATATATCCACTTTTTCGCAAGATCATTCGCTTTGGAGGCATCTAGACCTAGAATAAATTGATATGAGTGATATTTTTATGCATATGTGTAGCTGAGAGCCCTTAGCACACGATTCCCTTTGATCTTGTCGATATGTCAGCGGGGCAGAACTTTACTTCGCATTTCACGGCAAACATTCCGCTCTCTATTGCCGATTTCCAGATAAAAATCTTGTTCGTTTTTCACATAAGTAAAACTGCGACACTCAATCAGTTGGCAGATGAAATTATACACCCAGAGACTGGGCCAGGTGCTAAAAGGATCGCCAGGGGGACGCAAAGGAAACGTGTGAGGCTGTCAGTGGCAAGCACATCCCTTTCCCCCAAACCCACTTGCCTCGCACCTGCGAACGAATCCCTACCTGGCCATCCCGCATCCCATTGGAACCGGGCAATATATggataaatataaaaaaaagggcgGCAATATGAAAGCCCTGCAGAAATGGAAAGAAGGGAAGAACCAGCAGACGAGGACGCCGAGGAGAT
The sequence above is drawn from the Drosophila melanogaster chromosome 2R genome and encodes:
- the CG30412 gene encoding uncharacterized protein, isoform B, whose translation is MMWIHRLLMDKCTRYGHVLRHLIRASRRTATSTGHHQSASGKDVPMVQISPGKKLDIELDFFVAKDEPHQMSLPTMIYFYSPLSRLTTKLALLRLKLLWDWDFSEQKFIENSSQAAAVFTDFVRRRRNRNVERCSTPMGFKQIKHDLLDDPPDWRLKMMRFEKEHFRRAIPLKVQLLRHYDHRFAFLDVVFVALRRSNDFRSPAELSEMTELLKEFIDPAQLRVPHPLIFAEVFMRFRRDYSVEPSRMGNVQDNSRCMGQWLVSTYKVVRFDILNQHPLFDIPEFEEWMPPVLSRMGRSFE
- the CG30416 gene encoding uncharacterized protein, isoform C, producing the protein MDYRAMNESCQCPRCRYELRLPNQPMPCQEKCFPEKYLMCGSDLRPRWQNRPDPREVFQNFSQRNPQILSQESVQSWSFQHPQNCFCGHQPPMRALPDHSQQFSQEYSQQCSQQSPCVSRCGQQNRQNCFQPPCPNWTRPCCCITHEVGVQTDEMDECEPEYIAITDITTKEMKVKHRTGKTETIIEKVQSVTQFPVTETQRLGENDYEPKYVQDKDAIPYRAMRHSELEPLLVSMRAEVPITESKDAKEEIVYQEYEKTERDFDDPKAKVEKTIIKVKIPVDSPEAEESNSSPPSGIPPPSQLPSDIPPPSQLPSDIPPPSQLPSDIPPPSQLPSGTPPPSRLPTSITPPSQVPNKDSSQPSLPTDISSISEEDPSLVKNEDTSNISSTDLDVYDQKESVEKEMNEGHSESDIVSTVQVKVTNRKEASVRGHHDREPKKTAIFESSVSQVLIKKPEKKPEEKKPKRPPPKVEVKLGYPPNDLVCRYANPPRCRPKCDSCRCPCPPSISCNQCPPCAPSTCQCDPIYGFGGKCVGYYCI
- the CG30412 gene encoding uncharacterized protein, isoform C; amino-acid sequence: MYSVQFEYSGFLNRQNSKQIKLWNDVDTPVADGQVHPLWSCAAAFDSGFQANCDLNGTSPECFGKGCANGANKSRPLSRLTTKLALLRLKLLWDWDFSEQKFIENSSQAAAVFTDFVRRRRNRNVERCSTPMGFKQIKHDLLDDPPDWRLKMMRFEKEHFRRAIPLKVQLLRHYDHRFAFLDVVFVALRRSNDFRSPAELSEMTELLKEFIDPAQLRVPHPLIFAEVFMRFRRDYSVEPSRMGNVQDNSRCMGQWLVSTYKVVRFDILNQHPLFDIPEFEEWMPPVLSRMGRSFE
- the CG9861 gene encoding uncharacterized protein is translated as MSFQNKLDEYTRNLDLAKWYMGISAKQEATMSTMSESLRDDFEQGTGEKMFKALISLGLQPVISKKKISRIVQLSRNNILAFLFFVMEGYYKTKQTDGVYSINEQLLMNAIAKIDMLPTIRALDIVLPQPPVKKPDPQTQSLASLTTERPQKKPSKKSPYFLRQPKPVQRTSRLTAKIPEFVVSFNFWPTNGPPEYGTEEEEPWYALYRLNPGQRLIKKTLSETLERYFKLAAVEGKQDAEETQQSREPEANMCLVHKGQVLQAQLLRDELAVKARDRCLELLDVNEPYAKLRKARIVAQLEHDIDVIMARHRNAMHCDQTKVLTIENFDCVLCQQMLVSQPWPETKGQIGRALVGEDCTVAHTTAFDTYRGKRLEGGAEKPKKKDGTVARTSGIDTCRGKRLEGGAEKTDSTVPQPPAEKGRGKRLKGGGGKPKKDKKGKKEKKAKVVEPEPENPKKPKVSPWKPPPRKLVSGPFRIHNIDFNEYTQVCTQVVGPSECELPPAPKKSAVSFILAKGKIEGNAHKCDMRMPNNRHVKTRFFRGPRSNKPYQFKYHRVFQSGQPKPFDLSHIMAKSFVKALDQSDGDEADPCYFRELLSEMVIEDEAPPDSKSEGLPETEPEKKSKQDSQPPLEIFSDLDQTRISDSRETLDRSSNHSGRSHVNYKAEIVDAVVRCAKAVWQKRTLIKRAEMERMGRMTPRKALTHKDTESFDPNDAAQMDKLLKDGMRVLRKEPRYVLACLPDAHKLPVLREWVKRRYGKTYSQKELEESIAESSRIFELVTILQSSPASPDLMGIDRLPRSKENFNFYKQIKNTAALAKQTYHDQLNARYLSIVSSAWYAMGNYLVPGGPPRKTFFAYIASNPLEIMRNKTWNGDFRNYRSMRDKRKEQEKLLGKKD
- the tbrd-3 gene encoding testis-specifically expressed bromodomain containing protein-3, with amino-acid sequence MAAKQETERSSPEINACKVIIKRLFSSTYKNIAWVFYEPLDPQLLGLHDYHEIVREPMDLSTVRHRLNTGCYLSAADFAKDIRLIFYNTYLYTNPDHLCYHMAKQLQIIFEEMYSQVQLYICSSGSKVRAEEESSSDESDSSSPEDEVNGSEVSPSIMGAPPSCTPTTECTPTPDWTPPATLETSEQQEPFTTEEDLDLHAKIQQLDGEVLLHVIHFIQRMEGAEYCNKELEFDICKLKVHTKRGIRDYLASKGFTGKRVARTKPKYN
- the CG30412 gene encoding uncharacterized protein, isoform A, which codes for MYSVQFEYSGFLNRQNSKQIKLWNDVDTPVADGQVHPLWSCAAAFDSGFQANCDLNGTSPECFGKGCANGANKSRRLTTKLALLRLKLLWDWDFSEQKFIENSSQAAAVFTDFVRRRRNRNVERCSTPMGFKQIKHDLLDDPPDWRLKMMRFEKEHFRRAIPLKVQLLRHYDHRFAFLDVVFVALRRSNDFRSPAELSEMTELLKEFIDPAQLRVPHPLIFAEVFMRFRRDYSVEPSRMGNVQDNSRCMGQWLVSTYKVVRFDILNQHPLFDIPEFEEWMPPVLSRMGRSFE
- the CG30416 gene encoding uncharacterized protein, isoform B — encoded protein: MDYRAMNESCQCPRCRYELRLPNQPMPCQEKCFPEKYLMCGSDLRPRWQNRPDPREVFQNFSQRNPQILSQESVQSWSFQHPQNCFCGHQPPMRALPDHSQQFSQEYSQQCSQQSPCVSRCGQQNRQNCFQPPCPNWTRPCCCITHEVGVQTDEMDECEPEYIAITDITTKEMKVKHRTGKTETIIEKVQSVTQFPVTETQRLGENDYEPKYVQDKDAIPYRAMRHSELEPLLVSMRAEVPITESKDAKEEIVYQEYEKTERDFDDPKAKVEKTIIKVKIPVDSPEAEESNSSPPSGIPPPSQLPSDIPPPSQLPSDIPPPSQLPSDIPPPSQLPSGTPPPSRLPTSITPPSQVPNKDSSQPSLPTDISSISEEDPSLVKNEDTSSTDLDVYDQKESVEKEMNEGHSESDIVSTVQVKVTNRKEASVRGHHDREPKKTAIFESSVSQVLIKKPEKKPEEKKPKRPPPKVEVKLGYPPNDLVCRYANPPRCRPKCDSCRCPCPPSISCNQCPPCAPSTCQCDPIYGFGGKCVGYYCI